One Ahaetulla prasina isolate Xishuangbanna chromosome 1, ASM2864084v1, whole genome shotgun sequence DNA window includes the following coding sequences:
- the PSMD13 gene encoding 26S proteasome non-ATPase regulatory subunit 13 yields MKDVPAFLQQSQSSGPGQAAVWHRLEELYNKKLWHQLTLQVLDFVQDPCFAQGDGLIKLYENFISEFEHRVNPLSLVEIILHVVRQMTDPNVALTFLEKTREKVKSSDEAVILCKTAIGALKLNIGDLQVTKETIEEVEEMLNNLPGVTSVHSRFYDLSSKYYQTIGNHASYYKDALRFLGCIDVKDLPVADQQERAFTLGLAGLLGEGVYNFGELLMHPVLESLRDTDRQWLIDTLYAFNSGNVEKFQALKSSWGQQPDLAANETLLLQKIQLLCLMEMTFTRPANHRQLTFEEIARSAKVTINEVELLVMKALSVGLVKGSIDEVDKKVHMTWVQPRVLDLQQIKGMKDRLEFWCTDVKNMEMLVEHQAHDILT; encoded by the exons ATGAAGGACGTCCCAGCTTTCCTACAGCAGAGCCAGAGCTCGGGGCCTGGTCAGGCCGCCGTTTGGCACCGGCTGGAGGAGCTTTACAATAAAAA GCTCTGGCATCAACTAACATTGCAGGTTTTGGATTTTGTGCAGGATCCCTGCTTTGCTCAAGGAGATGGTCTTATCAAG ctttatgagaactttatcagtGAATTTGAACACAG GGTGAACCCTTTATCCCTTGTAGAAATCATTCTTCATGTGGTACGGCAAATGACAG ATCCTAATGTTGCTCTTACATTTCTGGAAAAGACCCGCGAAAAG GTGAAAAGCAGCGATGAAGCTGTGATTCTATGTAAAACAGCCATTGGTGCTCTAAAATTAAACATTGGTGACCTGCAAGTTACAAAG gagaCAATCGAAGAAGTTGAGGAGATGTTGAATAATCTTCCTGGAGTGACATCTGTTCACAGCCGCTTCTATGATCTCTCTAGCAAGTATTATCAAACAATTGGAAATCATGCCTCTTATTATAAGGATGCATTAAGGTTCCTGGGCTGTATAGATGTCAAAGACCTGCCAG TGGCAGACCAGCAGGAAAGAGCTTTTACTTTAGGCTTGGCGGGTCTCTTGGGTGAAGGAGTCTATAACTTCGGGGAACTG CTTATGCATCCTGTACTGGAATCTTTGAGGGACACTGACAGACAATGGCTGATTGACACTCTTTATGCCTTCAATAGCGGCAATGTGGAAAAATTCCAAGCATTGAAATCATCATGGGGCCAACAG CCAGACTTGGCTGCAAATGAAACCCTTCTTCTGCAGAAAATCCAACTACTGTGCTTAATGGAG ATGACCTTCACCAGACCAGCTAATCACAGGCAACTTACTTTTGAAGAAATTGCTAGAAGTGCCAAAGTCACTATAAATGag GTGGAGCTGCTAGTGATGAAAGCACTCTCAGTAGGCTTGGTGAAAGGCAGTATTGATGAAGTGGATAAAAAGGTTCACATGACATGGGTTCAACCACGTGTGTTGGATTTACAACAG ATAAAGGGTATGAAAGACCGTCTGGAGTTCTGGTGCACAGATGTGAAGAACATGGAAATGTTGGTGGAACACCAAGCCCATGATATCCTAACATAG